TGTTGCAATGAACAAAACATCAGACAAATCAAAAGGTAAATCTAGGTAGTGGTCTCTAAAATTGGAATTCTGTTCGGGATCTAAAACTTCGAGCAGTGCTGCTTGCGGGTCCCCTTGGTATCCTTGCGACATTTTATCAATTTCATCCAATAAAATCACTGTGTCTCGTTCTTTAGTGATCTTCAAGGCACTGATGAGTTTTCCAGGCATAGCACCGATGTAGGTTCGTCTATGGCCTTTGATTTCTGCTTCATCCCTCACTCCACCAACGGAGAACCGGTAGAACTTTCTCCCCAATGCTTCTGCCACAGATTTTGCAATCGAAGTTTTACCCACACCCGGCGGTCCCACCAAACAAAGGATTGAGCCTTTACTTTTTGGATTCAGTTTATGAACTGCTAAAAATTCTAAAATCCTTTCCTTTACATCTTCTAGTTTGTGATGGTCCCGGTTGAGTATTTTTTTGGCATGAAGAAGATTGACATCTTTCTCTTCTGGTTTTTCCCAAGGAAGTGCATCGACCAAATCTAAATAATTTCGAATGACATTGTAATCGCTGGAAATTGGATCCGAGTTTTTAAATTTATCAATCTCCCTTTCTACTTCCACGATGATTTCATCACTCACAGGAACCGCTTTCAATCGTTCCAAAAGTTTTTCGTATTTGAGTTCTGTTTTATCTTCACCAACACCTAACTCTTGCTGAATGGCCTTCAATTGTTCACGTAGAAAAAATTGGCGTTGTTGGTTATCAATTTTATCGTTGATTTGCTCTTGGATCTTCTTTTGGAGAACCACTAACTCAATTTCTTTTTTAAGAAACAATAATACCTTTTCTAAACGATCATTGATTTGGACCGCTTCAATGACAGACTGGTATTCCTCTTTTTCTAAGTTCAGAATAGAACAAACAAAATCAGCCATTTTCGCTGGTTCATTCACATTCATCATTGTGAGTTTCATATCTTCTGTGAACAGAGGATTGTTTTGCGCGAGTTCCTTAGTTAAAATCAGTAAGGTTCTCATAAGAGCTTTAATATTATTTTTACTGGTACCTAGTTCCTCTTCCGGATACCTTACATTGGCTACAAGAACAGGCTCTTTTGTGTGAATGGAATGAATTTTGAATCTTTGGATGGTGTTTACCAAAATATTCATCCCACCATCGGGCAAATTGATTCGTTTTAAAATACGAGCAACGACTCCGATTTGAAATATATTGTCTTCTGAGGGAAGGTCGGACTCATCTTCTTTTAAAAGGATAAGACCTAAAAATCCTGCTCCCTTTGATGACTCTTCAATGGATTGAATGAACCGACCCGGGGGAACGATTAAGGGAGTGATGATTCCCGGGAATACAGGCCGCACCTTAATCGGGAGAAGGAAAATTTGTTTCGGGAGAGAATCTTCCAATCTCGCCAATTTTGTTGGGTTTTCCCAAAATTCATTTGTTTCCAATCCGTATCCTACCTTATGATTCTATTTTATCGGGCCCGAGTGCTAACATTTTATCGCGAAACATAGCAGCTTTTTCAAAATCCAAATCTGATGCGAAACGTAACATTTCTCGTTTTAATGCATCACGTAACTTGTCTTTGGTTTTGTATTTCTTCAAGGTAAATTCTTTTTCCATTTCCTTGAGAGCTTCTTCCTTACTATCTTCTTCCGCCATCTCTCGTGGTAAAATATCATGAATTTCTTTAATGATACTTTGCGGAGTGATCCCCATCTTCGTGTTGTGAGCTTCCTGGATTAGACGGCGGCGTTCGGTTTCGCTGATTGCTTTTTTAATCGAATCCGTCATTCGATCTGCATACAAAATGGCCTTACCATTTACATTCCTTGCGGCACGTCCAATGGTCTGAACAAGAGATTTATAATTTCGAAGGAAACCTTCTTTGTCCGCATCCAAAATGGCAACGAGCGAGACCTCTGGAATATCTAGTCCTTCCCGAAGTAAATTGATCCCCACAATACAATCATAAACTCCCTTTCGTAAGTCTCTGATGATTTCCGTTCTCTCTATGGTATCTATTTCGGAATGGAGGTAGGCGATCTTCAATCCCACTTCTTTATAATAATCGGTTAAGTCTTCTGACATCTTTTTTGTCAGAGTGGTGATTAGAATTCTTTCCTTTTGTTCAATTCGAAGTCTGATTTCGTTTAACAAATCTTCAATTTGGTTTGTGGTGGGACGAACCTCCACCACCGGATCCAGAAGTCCCGTAGGGCGAATGATTTGTTCAATCACCGCCTCACTTTTGTTAATTTCGTTTTGGTCAGGTGTTGCCGAAACATACAAAGTCATTGGCGTGAGCGTTTCGAATTCTTGAAAATTCAAAGGCCTGTTGTCAAGGGCACTGGGAAGTCTAAATCCAAAATCAACTAACGTTAGTTTTCTGGATCTATCCCCGGCATACATACCACCAATTTGCGGTAATGTTACGTGAGATTCGTCAATAATGAGTAAAAAATCCATGTTGGGAAAATAATCGAGTAAACAAGCGGGCCTTTCGCCTTCCTCTCTTCCCGTTAGGTGGCGGGAATAATTTTCAATCCCGCTACAGTACCCAAGTTCCACAAGCATTTCCATATCGTAATTGGTTCTGGATTCAATGCGTTCTGCTTCTAAATGTTTCCCTTGTTTGAGAAATTTTTCCTTCTGCTCTGCCATCTCACTCTTAATTTTTTCGATGGCGTCTTTGATTTTAGGACCAGAGGTGATAAAGTGTTTTGCAGGATAAACAACCACCCGATCAAGTTTGGTTTTTACCTTTCCTGTGAGTGGATCAATTTTGGATAGTCCATCAATTTCATCGCCAAAAAGTTCAATTCGGATTCCTTCCTCTTGGTAAGAAGGCATAATCTCAATCGTATCCCCACGAACCCGGAAATTTCCCCGACTAAAATCGATATCATTACGAGCATATTGGATATGTAAAAACTTTCGGATGATTTGGTCTCGATCGATTTTATCCCCGACATGCAACATCACTACAGAGTTCATATAGTCTTCGGGAGATCCCAAACCATAAATACAGGAAACAGAACTCACAATGATCACATCGTCGCGTTCGAGTAAACTCGATGTGGCACGTAACCTAAGTTTATCGATTTCTTCATTCATTGACATATCTTTTTCAATGAATGTATCGGATGAGGGAACGTAAGCTTCTGGTTGGTAATAGTCGTAATACGAAACAAAGTATTCAACGGCATTTTCTGGGAAAAAATCTTTAAACTCTCGAAAGAGCTGAGCTGCGAGTGTTTTGTTATGCGATAAAATGAGCGTTGGTTTTTTAACTCGAGTGATGACCTCGGCCATGGTAAAGGTTTTTCCAGAACCCGTGACACCAACTAAAGTAATTTTATTTTTACCCTCGCCGAAGGACTTCGCAATATTTTCGATTGCTTCGACCTGGTCTCCGGCAGCCTTAAAAGGAGAAACCATTTTGAAATTTGCCATAGGGACCTATGTTAGTTTACGAGTTGCTTTCAGTATAGCTTGTTTTCGATTGTCGCTGATCTCTAGATCCACAGAATCGAAAAGTTTTTGCATGACCATCATACCACGCATGAGTGTTGCTGTGGAAGAAAACTTACCTCTCTGAATATCATCTTCTAGATTAAAGTCTTTTACTGTATTGATCATTTCTATGGTAAAGGTTTTGTGTTTGTCGATTTGGAAAATGACTTCCACACCACCACCGTCACCATACTTGGCTGCATTCTCCACTGCTTCTACAGTGGCAATACAAAGGTCCATTCGCAATTCTCCTGCTATCCCATTCCGTTTCAGAAAATAATCAAGCCTGGCTCTGACATACTGCATGGGGTTGTAAGGAAGTGCACCGAGAATTACAAACTGTTCGTTTGTTCCCATCTTACGAATGATAGGAGAAGTATCGGGAAGTAAGTACTCACGCGGATCGATTGGGTTTGTAATGATGATTCCGTCTTTGATTAAATCTTCAAGGAGAGAAGTGATCCCTTCCAAAGTGGTATTGGGATGGTCCTTAAATTTCCTTTGGGTTTCCATAAACACCCAAGAGTAAAAATCGTTCACATTCCCCGAGAGGCCATTGGAGAACAAAGTTTTCACTTCTTTCTCTAACTCAGTTCTGGAGAGAGGGAACGGCATATATTCCCATTTCAATGGGAACGGACGAGTTGTAAATTGTTTTATCCTTTAGGGATTAGTCCGTGTTTTCTCTTGGCGCAGTGCTTCATAAAGTACTATGGCCACAGCGTTGGAAAGATTGATGGAACGACTCACCTCTGCCATAGGTAAGGAAATAATATGTTCGGGAGGGCAAGACTTGTGAATTTCTTCCGGTAGGCCCGAGGTTTCCCGCCCAAATAAGAAGACATCGGTTGTCTGAAAGTCCACATCCCAGTACACTTTGGTCCCAAATTTGGAAACCAGAAAAATTCGGCTCCCTTCGGCTTCTTTTTGGGATCGAAATTCTTCGAAGTCCGCAAACCGCCGAAGATCCAAATCCTTCCAATAGTCAAGACCCGCACGCCGGACCGCCTTTTCCGAAAGGTCAAAAGACGGCTCCCCCACAATAGAAAGGGGGACTCCGACATTCACACAAAGCCTAGCAATATTACCCGTGTTAGGCGGGATTTCTGGTCTAAAAAGTGCGATTTCCAAATCGTGAATTACTTTTTATTCTTTTTTTCCAAAGATTTTTGAAGTGCCAGTCCAAAACTAGAGACGGATCCAGAAGTTTCTTCCTTGGACATATACTCTTGGTATTCCATTCGATCTTTCGCTTCGGATGCTTTGGATATCGACACAGCAATTTGTCTTTTTTCTGGATTGATCTCCATGACAAAAACTTCCAACTTCTGGCCCGGGTTAAATACCGTATTTAAAGGAGTGCGCGAAGGAACTCCCGTTTCTTTATTCGGAACAAGGCCCGAAAAATCATCACCTAACCGAACAAAGAGACCAAACGGTTTGATAGACTCTAAAGTTCCAGTGACAATGTCAGATTCTTTAAAAGGAAGTTTTCCAGACCATGGGTCTGACAAAAAATCTTTTACACTGAGTGAGATTTTGTTTGTGGACCAATCCAAAGTGAGGATTTTTGCACGAAGGGTTTCACCCACTCTAAATTCTGTTGTGAGATCAGCATTTTTTTTGTAAGTTGCTTCCGACTGCGGAACCAAGGCATCAAATCCGTCCATGTCGACAATGAGCCCAAATTTATGAATGCTTTTGACAGTACAGGAAACAAAGATTCCCACTTTCAACTCTTCACGTAACAGTTGTTTTTTGGTTTCTCTTTCTTTATCAGCAATTTTTTTCTGAGATAAAACAATTTTATTTTGTTTTTTGCCAATTTCCGAAATCACAAATCTGATTCGTTTTCCAGCGATGTTTGTTCCTTTTAGAGAACCATCCAATTGGCTAAAGGGAACAAACGCTGCGTGACTACCCAGTTTGACATCCCAACCGCCGTTTGCTTCTACAAGCATTTGACCGAGGACAGGAATTTCATACTGTGCCGCCAGCTCTATATGTTCTTCTGTTAGGTTGTCTCCAGAAAGACAGGTAGTAAAATAAAAATCTCCCGAGTTTTCTTTTAAAAAATAAACAACAAGAGTATCACCAACCTTCGGCAATACTTCTTCTCTCCATTCTTCAATAGGGATATTTCCAGTGATTTTATTTTCTACTGTGCGAATGAATACGTAATCATTCTTAACAGCTGTTACCTTGGCTTCATGGCGGGAACCAGGTTCGATGGATTGTCTTTTTTTAAAACTTTCTTCTAATAAACGTTCAAATTCTGAGGATGGGCCTTTCATTTTGCGGTTCCTTCCTTGGTGGGTTTGGGGGTATAGACCAATTTTCCTCCTAATACCATGGATTCAATTGGAAATATTCCGGAAGCGCGTTTCAAAGGATTTTCGTCATGTACGGAAAAATGGGCGGGACCACCGATTCGGATCTTTCCCTCATGGTCGGCCCCCATAAAGGAACAAGTCCTTAGGGTCAAAGTTTGGATAATATCTCGGCGTATTTGCGGTAAGGTCTCTGGGTCCGCATTTGTGGAAAGTAGCTCCAAGGAAAAGGAACCAAAAAGCGAGGCCCAAAACCCCGTTCTGCCAGAAGGAGAGTCTGCCTTCCTTGCCCTTGGTTTTGCCAAAAGGGTTTCCCAAAGCTGCACTTCCACAATGGCCGCCTGCCCTGGAAAAAGTCCCCAGTGCCCAGACCCACTGGCAAAAAGGAGATTCTTTCTAGCCTCGGCTTCCGATTGGAAGGTGGACTTGTACTGCGAAAAAGAGCCTCCCGAAAGGCTCCCCCCCTCTTCTCCACCTTCCGACTCCAGAGATAAAGAATCCTTCCAACGGGAGCCAAAGACGGAATGGAGGCGAGACCAGATTTGGATTTGTTCTTTCCAAAGTTCTGGTTTTGTCTTTAGGTCCTGGAGATACAAAATCGATAACATGGGGGCCCAACGAAAGTCTCGTTTTTGGGCTCGGTAGAGGTTTGTTCCTTCGGGCATAGGATGAAAAATCACTGGAAAACCGGTATCCAAAGCATCTTCCCAACTGGTTTTGTCGGCAAAGGTATAAGCAACAGGAAGATAACCCTTTTCCTCTCCTTCTCTCCGTTTGGCAAAAAGTTCTGTTTGAGAAAACCCTCGGTTTTCCACTTCTTTTAAGAAAATGGGAAGGTGGCGATTTCGTTTGGAGTCGGGTGTGAGGCTAAGCCCCGAAGCATAAAGCACCTCTTTTCCCGAAGCGAGTTCCGAATACAAAGCAGGTTTTTGGGATTGGGTGAGGATGGGGGCAAGCCACTTCGATTTTAAAATTTCATTTTGTAAGTGTGTAAGATTCGGATCCCCCACTGATTCAATGTGGCTAAATCCCGCTGCTAAATACCCGGAAAGATAAGTAGGAATTTCCTCGCGACTTGTCTTCCCCCCGCGTGCATTGGATCCCAAAGTGACAGAAGCATCACAAAATCCAGGCAATAAGTACTTAGGATGTACAGTTGGTGTTCCTTCTTTTAAGGAAATGATTTTCCCTTGCACCACCTCTAAATCGACAAATCCGCCAAAATTGGCTTTTTCACTCTCCCAGATCCGAACCGATTTCATTTTCAAATTTTGAGACAAAAGGTTGGAGGGGGCAAAAGCCGATAAAAATAAGGAGAGGAATAGAAGCCTGCGGTTTTTCATACTAGCGGTCTTAGTTACCTTGACAGTAAGGACTAGAATGGAAAAGATTTCGGGTATGGGAAAGGAAACAAGCGAGATTTCTGATCACATCAAATTACACATCGAAAATGGGAAAATTCTCTCGCTAAAGACTCACCGGGTCTCCAAATCCGTTGAGGAACACATCAAGGAAGCCGTAGGCCTTATCTTAGATCGTCTCACCTATCCCACTCTTGTCCCTACACTCTATACCATCATCAAAGAACTGGCGATCAATGCCTGTAAAGCCAACCAAAAACGTGTCTTTTTTGAAGAACGCGGATACAGTATGTTAAACCCTTCCGAATATGCGAGGGGAGTCAGAGAGTATCGTGAAATGTTTTCCGAAGAGATGTCCAACGAATTTGGAATGAAAGCCAAAAAGAAAGGATACTATTGTTTAATTAACTTCCAATTCAATGACGATGGAATCACCATCGAAGTCATCAACAACACACCCATTGCCAAAGAAGAAGAAAAAGCAATCAGAGAACGATTGGAGAAAGGAATGGTGTATGATGACATCGCTCAATTCTATATGGACAATGCCGACACCACAGAAGGTGCAGGCCTTGGACTTGCCCTCATTCTCATTATGCTCAAAGGGGAAGGTATTGATCCCAATTTCTTTCGCATCATCATCGGAGAAGATTCCACCATCGCAAGATTGGAAATTCCTCTCTCCGATAAGTTTATCTCTGTCCGAGATCCCAATCAAATTTAAATATGCCGCTTCCTTTATCCTGTGCCATCATTACCCTCAACGAAGAGGATAATATTTCCCGCACTCTCGTTGCCCTCTCTTTTATTGAAGATATCGTAGTGATTGATTCTGGTTCCACAGACAAAACAGTAACCATTGCGAAGTCATTCGGTGCCCGAGTATTTTATCGTAAATTTGCCAACTACGCAGATCAAAAAAACTATGCCATCGAACAAACTAAGTTTGATTGGGTACTTGCCATTGATGCCGACGAAGTGGTATCCAGTGGTCTACAATCTGAAATTTCCGATTTATTTACGAACCACAAACTAAACTCCGTAGGTTATCTTGTTCCACGTTTGACTTATTATTTAGGAAAGTGGATTCGTTTTGGCGGATACTATCCCAACTACCAAATCCGATTGTTCAAAAAAACTGCTGGGGAATTTAGCGGTGGTTTGGTGCATGAAAGAGTAAAACTCTCGGGCAAACCGATCAAACTTAAAAATCCACTCTATCATTATTCTTATAAAAATATATCCGACCATTTACAATTCATTGATCGTTATTCCAGTTTGTTTGCAGAAGAAGAATTTAGAAAAGGAAAAACCAGTTCTGTATTTTGGGCGTTTTTAAAAGCGTGTTTTAAAGGATTTTATATGTATTGGATTCGGTTGGGGATCCTAGATGGGAAACAAGGATTTGTTCTCGCCCTTCTAGGGTTTTATTATAACTTTCTTAAGTATTTAAAGTTATATGAAAAATCGAATTCAATCTCTTCTTTCTTTGTTATGGTTGATTCGGTTCATGATGTAAAGAGCAATAAATCCACCAAGAAAGATAGCAACCAAGTTCACATTGGATAGTTGTGTGGATCCAATTTTTGGGGACATGAGCCACATAATGATATCACGAATGTAAGTTTGGAAAGTGGCAAACACGATGAGAGCGCCGATCCCTGCAACAAAAGTGGAACCCCAAAATTTCCCAAGTAAGTCTTTACGTTTATAATAATAAAAATAATAGGCACAGGCTGCGGATGCGAGAAAAAAGAATAAAATATCTACTAGAATTGTCCATGGTTCCGATGGTGCGGCAAGCGGTAATGAAATCATTGTTCTTGTACCTGTCTAATACCTATTTTCGGTAAGCCATTGTTTAGTCCATAAGATAAAAAAAGAGGTTTTCCTTGTATTCAAAACACACCGAGATATTTGGGATCTTGGGATATCCCTTAGGCCATACCCTATCCCCTTGGATTCATAATACACTATTCCAACTCTCCGGATATGATGGAGTTTATTTGGTCTTTGAAAACGAAAAGTGGAAAGAGATCGGTCTAAGCCCTCTCCTTGATTTAGGTGTAAAGGGTGTATCTGTTACCATCCCCTTTAAAGAATGGGCCTATTCACAAGCGGATACGGTTTGTAATGCATCCAAGACTATGGGCTCTTCCAATACCCTACTCTTTCGTGACGGAATCCAAGCAGTCAATACGGATGGAACTGGGGCTGTCCTTGCGATCACCAAATCCAACCCCGATCTTTTAGATCCTATGTTTGAAAAACAAATTTTAATCCTCGGAAGTGGAGGCAGTGCCAAAGGAATCGTTTTTTCATTGGCGGAGACTCTTAAAAATAACGCCGGTGATAAAAAGATCCAAAGAAAGATAAAGATCCTCGCAAGAAATGAAACCGCATCAAGAGAAATCCAGACAGCATTAGGAAATCCTGATTGGTTGGCTGTCACGCCGAAAGAAGAGTGCCTAAAAGAAGCAGAGTTGTATGACCTTATCATTCACACAACTCCCGTGGGAATGAAGGGATACGGCGGTGAACCGCTACTGGACTCCCAATTCTTTACCAAAAAACACACGTTATTCGATATTGTGTATAATCCTTTGGAAACTGATTTGGTAAAACAAGCAAAGAAAAAAAAAGCAGAAATCATTCCTGGGTATTCTATGTTACTCTACCAAGGAATCAGACAATTTGAGTTGTTTACAAATTCAAAAGCAAAATCGAAATGGATCGAAAAAGTAGAATCTTTACTTTTAAAACAACTGAAAAGTAGATCCTAAATAAACATGCAGTTTTTAGATTTTTTACATAGCCTACAAAATATAGAAAAAACAAGAAACTTCAATGTCTTCCAAACATATTCTCTTGATGCACTCAGAGAACTTTTCGAATTTGTAATCACCAAACACAGCATTCACAAACCCATTCGAATCAGCGTTGTAGGAACCAATGGGAAAGGCTCCACCTCACATTACTTAGCCTCTCTCCTATCAACTTTGGGATATAAAACTGGGCTTTATACTTCTCCCCACCTACTTAGCCCCTTGGAACGATTCCAAGTTTTTGAAAAAGGCAAGGCCAATCTTCCCAAAGAAGAGGAAGTAGAAAACTTCTTCACAAAAATGATTCTTCCCGATCTCCAACGATTTTCCTCTCTTTCTTATTTTGAATTTTTAACGGTTTTTTCGTATCTCTTCTTTGTATCTCAAAAAACAGAATTTGAAATTTGGGAAGCAGGGCTTGGGGGAAGGCTCGATGCCACAAAACTTGTGCAAGCCGACTATGTTGTATTAACAAAGCTAGGAATGGATCATTCTGAAATTTTAGGGGATACCAAAGAAAAAATCTGTTTAGAGAAGCTCGGAATCCTAACCGATGTTTGCCGAAAACTTTTGGTGATGGATCCAAACGACACCTCACTTCGAAGCATCATCGAAAATTTTCCAAAAAACCAAATCCCCGTTCGGATCCTCCCTCTCGAGGATAAGCCAAGTTATTTAGAAACTAACTTTCTTTTTGCAAAGGTTACACTCGCAGAGTTTGTTCCCGACAAAAAAGGCGAGATTGAATCCATTTCCTGGGACAGAACCGAGCGTCCCCGTGGAAGGATGGAAGTCTTAAAATCCTCTCCTGAAATTGTTTTTGATCCTGCCCACAATCCAGAAGCGATTGCCACCACTACAGATGAGTTCGGGAGGACCCATACTTCTTTCTCTTTGGTTTTGGGAAGCCTTCCCGACAAAGACCGTGAAGGAATTCTAAAAGAACTGGTTGGCTTACCGCTTGTGTCTCTCTTTCTTTGGGAAGGAGCCGGATTTGGAACCTTTCCTGAACTACCTAGTCCTTTAAAACCCATCACAAGAAGGCTCCAAAACGAAGAGGAGCTGAAAGCCCTATTCCAAGGCAGATTTCCGGTATTGGTGTTAGGAAGTTTTCGCCTCTATGGAATTGTGGCAAAATTAATACAAAATACAACAAACATGTAAAATTGGACTTTACAAATGAATCCTGAACGACATTGTTCTTTTAGGAAACATCGTTCAGGACCATGCAAACTCCCAAAGAACATACACGAAAAGAAATCTTACAAGCGGCTCGAGAGGAATTCATCCAACTCGGTTTTGAGAAGGCAAGTATGCGAACCATTGCAAAAAAAGCAAAGGTCTCGACGAGTAATATCTACAATTACTTCGAAAACAAAGAACACCTGCTCACAGAAATCCTACAGCCAGTTCTATCTGGAATGGAGAAAGCCTTTGCTTACGTTTCTCATCCCGATTACTTTGAAAAAAGATTTAACGACAGTTATGAGGCCTGGCAGGAAAGATTTCATATTGCTCTTGAATATGTAGATGCAAATCGAGATGACTTTATCCTTTTGCTTACCAAGTCACAAGGTTCACATCTAGAAGAATTCCCTGATACAGTTCTCACTCGCCTTACAAAAATCAACTTCGACCAATACAGCACTTTCAAAGAAAAAAACCCTTCTTACAAAGGGGAAGTAAGTGAATTTGTAGTGAGAAACATCCTTTCTTTCTTTCTCAACATTTTCGTCCAGATGGTGAGGCAAGGAATCTCCAAACAAGATATGTTGGTATATCAGGATAGTTTCCTTAAATTTTTGCACTTCGGATACAAAGGATCGATTGCCTCTGATCTGAGTTGAATCAATCTGGTTCTCGATGGGAACTGGATACAAAATTAAAATCTGCGGAATCAAAGACCTGGCGACACTCGAACTCTGTGTGGATCTCCAGGTCGATTTTGTAGGACTAAACTTCTCCCCTCGTTCTCCACGTTGTATTACGGCAGAAATCGCTGAAAACTTACTCCAATTAAGGAAGAGAGACGGATTTCCCAAACTTGTATTTTTATTCTTTGAAAACTCTGTTTCCGAAATTCAAAACCTAAACACACGATTCCAACCAGATCTTGTCCAACTGATTCGCGGGGACAGGTTTCTCACAAAAGAACTATGGGACAACCTGACAGAAAAAAAATCACTCCTTCCTGCCATTCGGATCCAAGAGAAAGTTGTTTCTGACGCAGACTTAGAACCAAAATCAGATTTAGTAATTTTAGATAGTTATAATAAAAATTTGGGTGGCGGGACTGGGCATAGTTTCCCCTGGGAGTATGTAACATCCGTAAAACGACCTTTTTTACTCGCTGGTGGAATCACTCCTGAAAATGTAAAAACTGCCTTAGAAACTGTCCATCCTTATGGTATTGATGTGGCCAGCGGTGTGGAAACAGGCGGCAAAAAAGATCCAAAGAAAATACAAGAATTGGTACAAAATGTCCGAACACTATGAAGCATTAAATACTCCCGTGATGCGGCAGTACATGGAAGTGAAAGAACAACATCCCGATGGAATTGTATTTTTTCGTATGGGTGACTTTTACGAAATGTTTTTGGACGATGCAAAAATTGCCGCACAAATTTTAGACATTACTCTCACCAAACGCCAAAACCAAATTCCAATGGCGGGGATCCCTTACCATGCCACAGAAAGTTATATATCAAGACTGATTGCCGCCGGAAAAAAAGTTGTGGTTTGTGAACAAACAAAACCGGACGATCCCAAGGCAAAAATTATGTCAAGGGAAGTGGTGCGAATCATCACCCCAGGAACTGTGGTAGAAGACAATTTACTCGGTGGATACCAAAACAATTATTTATCTTTGTATTATAAAGAAAAAACTTCCGTATATCTAGCGTTTGCTGACGTTTCCACTTCCGAACTTTTATATTTCTTTTTTTCCGAAAACGAAACAGAAAGAATCAATGATACCATCAAACGATTCTCACCAAAGGAAATCATATTTACAGATGAAGTTCCCCCTTTAGCCAAAGAGTCCAAAATCATTCTATCAAAAATTCCCCCAGACTATCTCCCCAAAAAAAAGGGAGCAGGAATTGATACAGTAGTTCATGTATTAGATGCCTACCTCCAATACAATTACCGCAAACAAAACTTTGTATTCCAATCACCAAGACGAATCGATGAAAGCGAATATTTAGTGTTAGATGAACAAACCGTATCCCATTTAGAACTCGTTGAAAATACCAATGACAAAAACCATACTCTCTTTGGTGTTTTAAATCGTTGTATCACTGCCACGGGCAAACGGTATCTAAAACAAAGAATTCTTTTCCCCACAAGGGATGAAAATAAAATCAAAGCCCATTGGGATAAAATTGAAATACTCTCCGCCAATAAAAAAGAAAGATTCCAAATCAAAGAACTCTTAGGTGATCTAATTGATTTAGAACGAGTGCTCACTCGGTTTCGTGTAGGAAAAGCCCTACCC
Above is a window of Leptospira wolbachii serovar Codice str. CDC DNA encoding:
- the lon gene encoding endopeptidase La, whose amino-acid sequence is METNEFWENPTKLARLEDSLPKQIFLLPIKVRPVFPGIITPLIVPPGRFIQSIEESSKGAGFLGLILLKEDESDLPSEDNIFQIGVVARILKRINLPDGGMNILVNTIQRFKIHSIHTKEPVLVANVRYPEEELGTSKNNIKALMRTLLILTKELAQNNPLFTEDMKLTMMNVNEPAKMADFVCSILNLEKEEYQSVIEAVQINDRLEKVLLFLKKEIELVVLQKKIQEQINDKIDNQQRQFFLREQLKAIQQELGVGEDKTELKYEKLLERLKAVPVSDEIIVEVEREIDKFKNSDPISSDYNVIRNYLDLVDALPWEKPEEKDVNLLHAKKILNRDHHKLEDVKERILEFLAVHKLNPKSKGSILCLVGPPGVGKTSIAKSVAEALGRKFYRFSVGGVRDEAEIKGHRRTYIGAMPGKLISALKITKERDTVILLDEIDKMSQGYQGDPQAALLEVLDPEQNSNFRDHYLDLPFDLSDVLFIATANTFEPIPRVLLDRMEVIQLSGYITEEKVQIFQKYLWKKIFEKNGLNPNSFSMKKETVTILINSYSRESGLRGLEKTFDKLVRKIALKQVLKEKYSKEIREKDLVEYLGPPPFVDDRMTIPKVPGTALGLAWTNAGGSTLLIEAVLIPGKGGLTLTGQMGKMMEESANIALSFVKNYINNDVLFEKKAIHLHVPDGATPKDGPSAGITMATAILSLVTNQVIAPGFGMTGELTLTGEVLAIGGLREKIVAAKRVGVKKIIFPKDNEKAFQEIPDYVKRGVTFYPVTRFEEVENLVFPKSKGKKK
- a CDS encoding ATP-binding protein; translation: MPFPLSRTELEKEVKTLFSNGLSGNVNDFYSWVFMETQRKFKDHPNTTLEGITSLLEDLIKDGIIITNPIDPREYLLPDTSPIIRKMGTNEQFVILGALPYNPMQYVRARLDYFLKRNGIAGELRMDLCIATVEAVENAAKYGDGGGVEVIFQIDKHKTFTIEMINTVKDFNLEDDIQRGKFSSTATLMRGMMVMQKLFDSVDLEISDNRKQAILKATRKLT
- the uvrB gene encoding excinuclease ABC subunit UvrB — translated: MANFKMVSPFKAAGDQVEAIENIAKSFGEGKNKITLVGVTGSGKTFTMAEVITRVKKPTLILSHNKTLAAQLFREFKDFFPENAVEYFVSYYDYYQPEAYVPSSDTFIEKDMSMNEEIDKLRLRATSSLLERDDVIIVSSVSCIYGLGSPEDYMNSVVMLHVGDKIDRDQIIRKFLHIQYARNDIDFSRGNFRVRGDTIEIMPSYQEEGIRIELFGDEIDGLSKIDPLTGKVKTKLDRVVVYPAKHFITSGPKIKDAIEKIKSEMAEQKEKFLKQGKHLEAERIESRTNYDMEMLVELGYCSGIENYSRHLTGREEGERPACLLDYFPNMDFLLIIDESHVTLPQIGGMYAGDRSRKLTLVDFGFRLPSALDNRPLNFQEFETLTPMTLYVSATPDQNEINKSEAVIEQIIRPTGLLDPVVEVRPTTNQIEDLLNEIRLRIEQKERILITTLTKKMSEDLTDYYKEVGLKIAYLHSEIDTIERTEIIRDLRKGVYDCIVGINLLREGLDIPEVSLVAILDADKEGFLRNYKSLVQTIGRAARNVNGKAILYADRMTDSIKKAISETERRRLIQEAHNTKMGITPQSIIKEIHDILPREMAEEDSKEEALKEMEKEFTLKKYKTKDKLRDALKREMLRFASDLDFEKAAMFRDKMLALGPDKIES
- a CDS encoding tRNA (cytidine(34)-2'-O)-methyltransferase; the encoded protein is MEIALFRPEIPPNTGNIARLCVNVGVPLSIVGEPSFDLSEKAVRRAGLDYWKDLDLRRFADFEEFRSQKEAEGSRIFLVSKFGTKVYWDVDFQTTDVFLFGRETSGLPEEIHKSCPPEHIISLPMAEVSRSINLSNAVAIVLYEALRQEKTRTNP
- a CDS encoding S1 RNA-binding domain-containing protein, with the protein product MKGPSSEFERLLEESFKKRQSIEPGSRHEAKVTAVKNDYVFIRTVENKITGNIPIEEWREEVLPKVGDTLVVYFLKENSGDFYFTTCLSGDNLTEEHIELAAQYEIPVLGQMLVEANGGWDVKLGSHAAFVPFSQLDGSLKGTNIAGKRIRFVISEIGKKQNKIVLSQKKIADKERETKKQLLREELKVGIFVSCTVKSIHKFGLIVDMDGFDALVPQSEATYKKNADLTTEFRVGETLRAKILTLDWSTNKISLSVKDFLSDPWSGKLPFKESDIVTGTLESIKPFGLFVRLGDDFSGLVPNKETGVPSRTPLNTVFNPGQKLEVFVMEINPEKRQIAVSISKASEAKDRMEYQEYMSKEETSGSVSSFGLALQKSLEKKNKK